The following proteins are co-located in the Mus caroli chromosome 7, CAROLI_EIJ_v1.1, whole genome shotgun sequence genome:
- the Tmem160 gene encoding transmembrane protein 160, whose product MGGGWWWARVARLARLRFRGSLQPPQRPRSGGARGSFAPGHGPRAGASPPPVSELDRADAWLLRKAHETAFLSWFRNGLLSSGIGVISFMQSDMGREAAYGFFLLGGLCVVWGGASYAVGLAALRGPMQLSLAGAAAGVGAVLIASLLWACAVGLYMGQLELDVELVPEDDGAASTEGPDEAGRPPPE is encoded by the exons ATGGGAGGCGGCTGGTGGTGGGCTCGGGTCGCGCGCCTGGCCCGCCTGCGCTTCCGGGGGTCTCTGCAGCCTCCTCAGCGGCCCCGCAGCGGGGGCGCGCGCGGGTCCTTCGCCCCGGGCCACGGGCCACGCGCGGGAGCCTCGCCGCCTCCAGTGTCCGAGCTGGATCGCGCGGACGCTTGGCTCCTCCGCAAGGCACATGAGACAG CTTTTCTCTCCTGGTTCCGAAATGGACTTCTGTCATCCGGCATTGGGGTCATCTCCTTCATGCAGAGTGACATGGGCCGGGAAGCTGCCTATG GCTTCTTCCTGCTGGGTGGCCTGTGCGTGGTGTGGGGCGGAGCCTCCTATGCGGTGGGTCTGGCAGCGCTGCGGGGACCCATGCAACTGTCGCTTGCTGGTGCTGCCGCTGGTGTGGGGGCAGTGTTGATTGCCAGTCTGCTCTGGGCTTGTGCAGTAGGTCTCTACATGGGCCAGTTGGAACTGGACGTGGAACTGGTGCCTGAGGATGATGGGGCAGCCAGTACAGAAGGCCCAGATGAAGCGGGCAGGCCACCCCCTGAGTAA